Proteins found in one Raphanus sativus cultivar WK10039 unplaced genomic scaffold, ASM80110v3 Scaffold0512, whole genome shotgun sequence genomic segment:
- the LOC108838002 gene encoding uncharacterized protein At5g19025 gives MLHLLHLSDEDPTSMPSSSSRSSSSSLHPCKHSPSATLDLLILLLVLFSAAFLLSSYFSYLFHSLSLLSSHFPSQDLSSIPPASYLLAFAVFFAASIAFLDLCCGPRSRRCRNPKCKGMKKAMEFDLQIQTEDCVRSGGSKEIDRLPWKGGSEGNPDYECLRAELRRMAPVNGRAVLLFRSRCGCPVAKLQGWGPKRGRRHKKSQANLALKGGIDKR, from the coding sequence ATGCTCCATCTCCTCCATCTCTCCGACGAAGATCCCACCAGCATGCCCTCCTCCTCGTCTCGATCCTCCTCATCATCTCTCCACCCTTGCAAACACTCTCCCTCCGCAACGCTCGACCTCCTAATCCTCCTCCTCGTCCTGTTCTCAGCCGCCTTTCTTCTCTCATCCTATTTCTCCTACCTCTTCCACTCCCTCTCCCTCCTCTCCTCCCACTTCCCTTCCCAAGATCTCTCCTCAATCCCCCCGGCCTCCTACCTCCTCGCCTTCGCCGTCTTCTTCGCGGCCTCGATCGCGTTCCTCGACCTGTGCTGCGGCCCCAGATCGAGGAGGTGTCGGAACCCGAAGTGCAAAGGGATGAAGAAGGCGATGGAGTTCGATCTGCAGATACAGACGGAGGATTGCGTTAGATCGGGAGGGAGCAAGGAGATCGATCGGTTGCCGTGGAAAGGAGGGAGCGAAGGGAATCCTGATTACGAGTGTCTGAGAGCTGAGCTGCGGAGGATGGCTCCTGTTAATGGTAGGGCTGTGTTGCTTTTCCGATCTAGGTGCGGTTGTCCTGTTGCTAAGCTTCAAGGGTGGGGACCTAAGCGTGGCCGGCGTCATAAAAA